In Amycolatopsis jiangsuensis, the following proteins share a genomic window:
- a CDS encoding DUF6314 family protein, whose protein sequence is MAFPLSDLAGYFAGTWRLARDIAGVDGTGLGRASGQATFTLEDEVLVYHEAGQLDLGTHTGPFSRTLHYRITGAGLAAVHFDHGGFFHDLDLTTGEWVAGHPCRADFYRGGYLVLDRRSWRQEWTVRGPAKDHVITSHFTREDAAPGDASSG, encoded by the coding sequence GTGGCCTTCCCCCTCAGTGATCTCGCCGGGTACTTCGCCGGGACGTGGAGGTTGGCGCGGGACATCGCGGGGGTCGACGGGACCGGCCTGGGGCGCGCGAGCGGACAGGCGACGTTCACGCTCGAGGACGAGGTGCTCGTCTACCACGAGGCCGGGCAGCTGGACCTCGGGACGCACACCGGGCCGTTCAGCCGCACGCTGCACTACCGGATCACCGGGGCCGGGCTGGCCGCGGTGCACTTCGACCACGGCGGGTTCTTCCACGACCTCGACCTGACGACCGGGGAGTGGGTGGCCGGGCATCCCTGCCGCGCGGACTTCTACCGCGGCGGCTACCTCGTGCTCGACCGGCGGAGCTGGCGGCAGGAGTGGACGGTGCGCGGACCGGCCAAGGACCACGTGATCACCAGCCACTTCACCCGGGAGGACGCCGCGCCCGGCGACGCCAGTAGCGGGTGA
- a CDS encoding mycothiol transferase yields MNVAELLVDGFGRIREVVHDAVGGLSADLLVARPGPKANSISWLVWHLTRVQDDHVAGVAGLEQVWTGQDWHGRFGLPFPAGDIGYGHRSEDVAAVRITDPDLLIGYHDAVHEQTVDWVSGLSGSDLGRVIDENWDPPVTLGVRLVSVLSDDLQHAGQAAYLRGLLGG; encoded by the coding sequence ATGAACGTGGCCGAACTGCTCGTGGACGGCTTCGGCCGGATCCGGGAGGTCGTGCACGACGCGGTCGGCGGGCTCTCCGCCGACCTGCTCGTCGCCCGGCCCGGGCCAAAGGCCAACTCGATCTCCTGGCTGGTCTGGCACCTCACCCGGGTGCAGGACGACCACGTCGCGGGGGTGGCGGGCCTCGAGCAGGTCTGGACCGGCCAGGACTGGCACGGCCGCTTCGGCCTGCCCTTCCCGGCCGGGGACATCGGATACGGGCACCGCAGCGAGGACGTCGCCGCGGTGCGGATCACCGACCCCGACCTCCTGATCGGCTACCACGACGCGGTGCACGAGCAGACCGTCGACTGGGTTTCCGGGCTTTCCGGATCCGACCTCGGGCGGGTGATCGACGAGAACTGGGATCCACCCGTGACGCTCGGGGTGCGGCTGGTCAGCGTGCTCTCCGACGATCTTCAGCACGCCGGGCAGGCCGCCTACCTGCGCGGGCTGCTGGGCGGCTGA
- the add gene encoding adenosine deaminase: MRDLTALPKAHLHVHLESTMRPTTRRELADAHGIRLPVTQPGFDGFRAFAEHNRLTRACLGRPEDFVRLAREFCADEAAQGTRYAEVTFTAASHGERLGDPEMPLASVLKGLDEGGQRHGLAWRLILDHSRRRSVERAWRTAELAAAHPQVVAIGMAGEERHSLAPFAEVLAHARETGLHLVHHAGEDAGPDSIREALGLGHAERLGHGIRVLDDPALTVEVARRGIALEVCPSSNVSLGLVPSLPQHPLPRLVGAGLTVTLNTDVPDVTGTTLTGEFRRAREVFGFDDVTLARMASAAVSASFAPEAVKTALHKGIDEWLTPAAGG; this comes from the coding sequence GTGCGCGACCTGACCGCCCTGCCCAAGGCCCATCTGCACGTCCACCTCGAGAGTACGATGCGTCCCACCACCCGCCGTGAGCTGGCCGACGCGCACGGGATACGGCTGCCCGTCACCCAGCCGGGGTTCGACGGGTTCCGGGCGTTCGCCGAGCACAACCGGCTCACCCGCGCGTGCCTGGGGCGGCCCGAGGACTTTGTCCGGCTCGCGCGCGAATTCTGTGCCGACGAGGCCGCGCAAGGCACCCGCTACGCGGAGGTCACCTTCACCGCCGCCTCGCACGGAGAACGGCTGGGAGACCCGGAAATGCCGCTTGCCTCCGTCCTCAAAGGACTAGACGAGGGCGGTCAGCGGCACGGACTCGCGTGGCGGCTCATCCTGGACCATTCGCGGCGCCGGTCGGTCGAGCGGGCGTGGCGGACGGCCGAACTCGCTGCCGCGCACCCGCAGGTCGTGGCGATCGGGATGGCCGGCGAGGAACGGCACTCCCTCGCGCCGTTCGCCGAAGTCCTCGCCCACGCCCGGGAAACCGGCCTCCACCTGGTGCATCACGCGGGCGAGGACGCCGGGCCGGACAGCATCCGCGAGGCCCTCGGGCTCGGGCACGCCGAACGGCTCGGGCACGGCATCCGCGTGCTGGACGACCCCGCGCTGACCGTCGAGGTCGCCCGGCGCGGGATCGCGCTGGAGGTGTGCCCGTCGTCGAACGTCTCGCTCGGGCTCGTGCCCTCACTGCCGCAGCACCCGCTCCCCCGGCTCGTCGGCGCCGGGCTGACCGTCACGCTCAACACCGATGTCCCGGACGTCACCGGCACCACACTCACCGGCGAATTCCGCCGCGCCAGGGAGGTTTTCGGCTTCGACGACGTCACCCTGGCCCGGATGGCCTCCGCCGCGGTCAGCGCCTCCTTCGCACCGGAGGCAGTGAAAACCGCACTGCACAAGGGAATCGACGAATGGCTCACACCGGCAGCAGGCGGGTGA
- the mgrA gene encoding L-glyceraldehyde 3-phosphate reductase: MTYVAANTRYDSMPYRRCGRSGLLLPAISLGLWHNFGHDRPLTVQREIARRAFDLGITHFDLANNYGPPYGSAEENFGRLLATDFRPHRDELVISTKAGYDMWPGPYGNWGSRKYLLASLDQSLGRMGLDYVDIFYSHRVDPETPLEETVGALDRAVRSGKALYVGISSYNSERTAEAARLLRELGTPLLIHQPSYSMFNRWTESDGLLDTLAGVGAGCIAFSPLAQGLLTDRYLGGVPADSRAAQGKSLKPETITEEKLGKIRALHEIARRRGQSLAQLALAWALRDPRMTSLVIGASSVRQLDDNVAALDNLEFTADELAEIDQYATESGINIWKRSTDA, translated from the coding sequence GTGACCTACGTTGCGGCGAACACCCGATACGACTCCATGCCCTACCGCCGGTGCGGACGCAGCGGGCTGCTGCTGCCCGCGATCTCGCTCGGCCTGTGGCACAACTTCGGGCACGACCGCCCGCTGACCGTGCAGCGCGAGATCGCGCGGCGCGCCTTCGACCTCGGCATCACACACTTCGACCTGGCGAACAACTACGGCCCGCCCTACGGTTCGGCCGAGGAGAACTTCGGCCGGCTGCTCGCCACGGATTTCCGGCCGCACCGCGACGAGCTGGTGATCTCCACCAAGGCCGGCTACGACATGTGGCCCGGCCCGTACGGCAACTGGGGTTCGCGCAAGTACCTGCTGGCCAGCCTCGACCAGTCGCTGGGCCGGATGGGGCTGGACTACGTCGACATCTTCTACTCGCACCGGGTCGACCCGGAGACGCCGCTGGAGGAAACCGTCGGCGCGCTCGACCGCGCGGTCCGCTCCGGCAAGGCGCTGTACGTGGGCATCTCCTCCTACAACTCCGAGCGCACCGCGGAGGCCGCCCGGCTGCTGCGCGAACTGGGCACCCCGCTGCTGATCCACCAGCCGTCGTACTCGATGTTCAACCGGTGGACCGAATCCGACGGACTCCTGGACACCCTGGCCGGCGTGGGTGCGGGCTGCATCGCCTTCTCCCCGCTCGCGCAGGGCCTGCTGACCGACCGGTACCTCGGCGGCGTCCCGGCGGATTCCCGCGCCGCGCAAGGAAAATCGCTCAAGCCGGAGACGATCACTGAGGAGAAGCTCGGCAAGATCCGGGCCCTGCACGAGATCGCCCGCCGCCGTGGGCAGAGCCTGGCCCAGCTCGCACTCGCCTGGGCGCTGCGGGATCCGCGGATGACTTCGCTGGTGATCGGCGCCAGCAGCGTCCGGCAGCTGGACGACAACGTGGCGGCACTGGACAACCTCGAGTTCACCGCGGACGAGCTCGCCGAGATCGACCAGTACGCCACGGAATCCGGCATCAACATCTGGAAGCGCTCCACCGACGCCTGA
- the recQ gene encoding DNA helicase RecQ, producing MAHPDQAAPATRSPALETLQRVFGYETFRGEQEEIVEHVVSGGDALVLMPTGGGKSLCYQIPSLVRPGTGVVVSPLIALMQDQVDALRNLGVRAGFLNSTQDFAQRQEVEEAFVAGELDLLYLAPERLSVEATVRLLDRGKVALFAIDEAHCVSQWGHDFRPDYLMLSALHERWPDVPRIALTATATEATHQEISTRLDLGGARHFVASFDRPNIQYRIVPKNSPQKQLLDLLRTEHQGDAGIVYCLSRASVEKTADFLVQNGITAVPYHAGLDKATRAANQSRFLREDGLVVVATIAFGMGIDKPDVRFVAHLDLPKSVEGYYQETGRAGRDGLPSTAWLAYGLQDVVQQRKMIDNSEGGEAHRRQQAAHLNAMLALCETVSCRRARILAYFGQSAQPCGNCDTCLTPPESWDGTVPAQKLLSTVVRLRNERRQQFGAGQIIDILLGKTTPKVTQFRHDSLKVFGVGTELREPEWRAVVRQLLAQNLLAVEGDYGSLVLTDGSTSVLNGSQQVMLRREPERAARAPKTSRRGSPTAELPPEAAPLFERLRTWRAATAKEQGVPAYVIFHDATLRQIATERPASLSELGTVNGVGENKLAKYGEGVLATLTTE from the coding sequence GTGGCGCACCCCGACCAGGCCGCACCGGCCACCCGTTCCCCCGCCCTCGAGACCCTGCAGCGCGTCTTCGGGTACGAGACGTTCCGCGGCGAGCAGGAGGAGATCGTCGAGCACGTCGTCTCCGGCGGCGACGCGCTCGTGCTCATGCCCACCGGCGGCGGAAAGTCGCTGTGCTACCAAATTCCCTCGCTCGTGCGCCCCGGGACCGGCGTGGTCGTGTCCCCGCTGATCGCGCTCATGCAGGACCAGGTCGACGCGCTGCGCAACCTCGGGGTGCGCGCCGGATTCCTCAACTCCACCCAGGATTTCGCACAGCGGCAGGAGGTGGAGGAGGCGTTCGTCGCCGGCGAGCTGGACCTGCTCTACCTCGCGCCGGAGCGGCTGTCGGTCGAGGCCACCGTGCGGCTGCTCGACCGCGGGAAGGTCGCGCTGTTCGCGATCGACGAGGCGCACTGCGTTTCCCAGTGGGGCCACGATTTCCGGCCCGACTACCTCATGCTCTCAGCACTGCACGAGCGCTGGCCCGACGTACCGCGGATCGCGCTCACCGCCACCGCCACCGAGGCCACGCACCAGGAGATCTCGACCCGGCTGGACCTCGGCGGCGCGCGGCATTTCGTCGCGAGCTTCGACCGGCCGAACATCCAGTACCGGATCGTGCCGAAGAACTCGCCGCAGAAGCAGCTGCTGGACCTGCTGCGCACCGAGCACCAGGGCGACGCGGGGATCGTGTACTGCCTGTCCCGAGCTTCGGTCGAGAAGACCGCGGATTTCCTGGTGCAGAACGGAATCACCGCAGTGCCCTACCACGCCGGGCTGGACAAGGCGACGCGCGCGGCCAACCAGTCGCGGTTCCTGCGCGAGGACGGGCTCGTCGTGGTCGCCACGATCGCGTTCGGCATGGGCATCGACAAACCCGACGTCCGGTTCGTCGCGCACCTCGACCTGCCCAAGTCCGTGGAGGGCTACTACCAGGAGACCGGCCGCGCGGGCCGCGACGGGTTGCCGTCCACCGCGTGGCTCGCCTACGGGCTGCAGGACGTGGTGCAGCAGCGCAAGATGATCGACAATTCCGAGGGCGGCGAGGCGCACCGGCGTCAGCAGGCCGCGCACCTCAACGCGATGCTGGCGCTGTGCGAGACGGTCTCCTGCCGCCGGGCGCGGATCCTCGCCTACTTCGGTCAGTCCGCGCAACCGTGCGGCAACTGCGACACCTGCCTGACCCCGCCGGAAAGCTGGGACGGCACCGTGCCCGCGCAAAAGCTGCTGTCCACTGTGGTCCGTCTCCGCAACGAGCGGCGGCAGCAGTTCGGCGCCGGTCAGATCATCGACATCCTGCTCGGCAAGACCACCCCCAAGGTCACCCAGTTCCGGCACGATTCACTCAAGGTGTTCGGAGTCGGCACCGAGCTGCGCGAGCCCGAGTGGCGCGCGGTGGTGCGCCAGCTGCTGGCCCAGAACCTGCTGGCGGTGGAAGGCGACTACGGCTCGCTGGTGCTGACGGACGGCTCCACGAGTGTGCTGAACGGTTCCCAGCAGGTGATGCTTCGCCGCGAACCCGAACGCGCCGCACGCGCCCCGAAAACCTCGCGCCGCGGCTCCCCCACCGCCGAACTCCCACCCGAGGCGGCCCCCCTGTTCGAACGCCTGCGCACCTGGCGAGCAGCCACGGCGAAGGAACAAGGCGTCCCCGCCTACGTCATCTTCCACGACGCCACGCTGCGCCAAATAGCCACCGAACGTCCGGCATCCCTGTCCGAACTGGGCACAGTGAACGGCGTCGGCGAAAACAAGCTGGCCAAGTACGGAGAAGGAGTACTCGCCACACTGACCACGGAGTGA
- a CDS encoding vWA domain-containing protein codes for MTFTGRLTEFVRALRGHGIPAGPSETADAAAALAVLGFEDRELVREGLAAALVRRGGQRSVFDAVFDLYFPAGVGAPELARDDPPRDRDELREALAAALAEGDERALAQLAGLAVDLLGQYGSPNGAGGGFSAHQTLDRLQPQTLIVRVLEAMRAGGFGDGDFTDRLARDEVRRRVEDFRGRVRTEARRRASEVRGRERITQHAVAPAADRVDFLMASRAQLAELRRTIQPLSRKLATRLAARRKRTTRGQIDLRRTLRRSLSTGGVPLRPAYRHRRPGRPEIVLLCDLSGSVAGFANFTMLLVQALRDQFAKVRVFAFVDSTDEVTHLIDAGAADPAQLGARMLSEAAVIRWDGHSDYGGALRQFTEGWLDAVGPRTSVLILGDARTNGGDPNLDAVRAIRDRARHVHWLNPERRSLWSTGDSAAAAYAELVPMHECRTAQQLGTLVTRLLPV; via the coding sequence GTGACCTTCACCGGCCGGCTCACGGAGTTCGTGCGCGCCCTGCGCGGCCACGGGATCCCGGCCGGGCCGAGTGAGACCGCGGACGCCGCGGCCGCCTTGGCGGTGCTCGGCTTCGAGGACCGCGAGCTGGTGCGCGAAGGGCTCGCGGCCGCGCTCGTGCGCAGGGGCGGGCAGCGGTCGGTGTTCGACGCCGTGTTCGACCTCTACTTCCCAGCCGGGGTCGGCGCACCGGAGCTGGCCCGCGACGATCCGCCGCGAGACCGCGACGAGCTGCGGGAAGCGCTCGCGGCCGCGCTGGCCGAAGGCGACGAGCGTGCCCTCGCGCAGCTGGCCGGGCTCGCCGTGGACCTGCTCGGCCAGTACGGGTCGCCGAACGGGGCGGGCGGGGGATTCTCCGCACACCAGACGCTGGACCGGTTGCAGCCGCAGACGTTGATCGTGCGCGTGCTCGAGGCGATGCGCGCGGGCGGTTTCGGCGACGGCGACTTCACCGACCGGCTCGCCCGCGACGAAGTACGCCGCCGGGTCGAGGACTTCCGCGGCCGGGTGCGGACGGAGGCGCGCCGGCGGGCCTCGGAGGTGCGGGGACGCGAGCGGATCACCCAGCACGCGGTCGCCCCCGCCGCCGACCGCGTGGACTTCCTGATGGCCAGCCGGGCCCAGCTCGCCGAACTGCGCCGCACCATCCAGCCGTTGTCCCGCAAGCTGGCCACGCGGCTCGCCGCTCGCCGCAAACGCACGACACGCGGGCAGATCGATCTCCGGCGCACGCTGCGGCGTTCGCTGTCCACCGGTGGGGTGCCGCTGCGCCCGGCGTACCGACACCGACGGCCCGGCAGGCCGGAAATCGTGCTGCTGTGCGATCTTTCCGGCTCGGTGGCCGGATTCGCGAACTTCACGATGCTGCTGGTGCAGGCGTTGCGCGACCAGTTCGCCAAGGTCCGGGTGTTCGCCTTCGTGGACAGCACCGACGAGGTCACGCACCTCATCGACGCCGGTGCGGCCGACCCGGCGCAGCTCGGCGCGCGGATGCTCAGCGAGGCGGCGGTGATCCGCTGGGACGGGCACAGCGATTACGGCGGTGCACTGCGCCAGTTCACCGAAGGCTGGCTCGACGCGGTCGGGCCGCGCACCTCGGTGCTCATCCTCGGTGACGCGCGGACCAACGGGGGAGATCCGAATCTCGACGCCGTCCGCGCGATCCGCGACCGAGCCCGGCACGTCCACTGGCTCAACCCGGAACGGCGCTCGCTGTGGTCCACCGGCGATTCCGCGGCTGCCGCCTACGCCGAGCTGGTGCCGATGCACGAATGCCGCACTGCGCAGCAGCTGGGCACCCTCGTCACCCGCCTGCTGCCGGTGTGA
- a CDS encoding GerMN domain-containing protein, whose product MKRLLLSALALSGVLVAGCGVQPTGVVPAGPAPAGFGSGRDSTQLTLYFLYDGRLTPVARNQADEVSPDAALKALFRGPSAAESAKGFFSLLPSGSPAVSVDTATSPVTVTVPYSAETLYPNGMNQIVCTTMAALSVSGLASGAYGISVHATDVQLDNLTCGTF is encoded by the coding sequence ATGAAGCGACTCCTGCTCAGTGCGCTCGCCCTGTCCGGCGTGCTCGTCGCGGGCTGCGGGGTGCAGCCGACCGGCGTCGTCCCGGCGGGCCCGGCGCCGGCCGGCTTCGGCAGCGGACGCGACAGCACCCAGCTGACGCTGTACTTCCTCTACGACGGCCGGCTCACGCCGGTCGCCCGGAACCAGGCCGACGAGGTCTCGCCCGACGCCGCGCTGAAAGCGCTGTTCCGCGGCCCGAGCGCGGCGGAATCCGCGAAGGGCTTCTTTTCCCTGCTGCCGTCCGGCAGCCCGGCGGTCTCGGTGGACACCGCCACCAGCCCGGTCACGGTGACCGTGCCGTATTCGGCGGAAACCCTCTATCCCAACGGGATGAACCAGATCGTCTGCACCACGATGGCCGCGCTCTCCGTGTCCGGGCTGGCATCCGGCGCGTACGGCATTTCCGTGCACGCCACGGACGTGCAGCTCGACAACCTCACCTGCGGCACGTTCTGA
- a CDS encoding AAA family ATPase: MGTGFFTSVRDVSAKLAEAGYLASKAVATTVFLADRLGKPLLVEGPAGVGKTELAKAVAQVSGSRLVRLQCYEGIDEARALYEWNHAKQLLRITAGRDETWDEARTDIFGEEFLLRRPLLTAISGTEPTVLLVDETDKADVEVEGLLLEVLGDFQVTVPELGTITAERTPFVVLTSNATRELSEALRRRCLFLHIDFPDEELERAIVALKVPGIEDALADSVVRIVAALRAMDLRKLPSVAETVDWARTLLELGAGSLGEQVVRDSLGVVLKHQDDIAKASAGLDLDRVLDAS; this comes from the coding sequence ATGGGCACCGGGTTCTTCACGTCCGTGCGGGACGTGTCGGCGAAGCTGGCCGAGGCCGGCTACCTCGCGTCGAAGGCGGTGGCGACCACCGTGTTCCTGGCCGATCGGCTGGGCAAACCGCTGCTGGTCGAGGGACCGGCCGGAGTGGGCAAGACCGAGCTGGCCAAGGCGGTCGCCCAGGTCAGCGGGTCGCGGCTGGTGCGGCTGCAGTGCTACGAGGGCATCGACGAGGCACGCGCACTCTACGAGTGGAACCACGCCAAGCAGCTGCTGCGGATCACCGCCGGGCGGGACGAGACGTGGGACGAGGCGCGTACCGACATCTTCGGCGAGGAGTTCCTGCTGCGCCGCCCGCTGCTGACCGCCATCTCCGGCACCGAGCCGACCGTGCTGCTGGTGGACGAGACCGACAAGGCCGACGTGGAGGTCGAGGGCCTGCTGCTGGAGGTGCTCGGCGACTTCCAGGTCACGGTGCCCGAGCTGGGCACGATCACCGCGGAGCGGACTCCGTTCGTGGTGCTCACCTCGAACGCCACCCGTGAGCTGTCCGAGGCGCTGAGGCGGCGGTGCCTGTTCCTGCACATCGATTTCCCGGACGAGGAGCTGGAGCGTGCCATCGTCGCGCTCAAGGTGCCCGGGATCGAGGACGCGCTGGCCGATTCGGTGGTCCGGATCGTGGCCGCGCTGCGCGCGATGGACCTGCGCAAGCTGCCGTCCGTCGCGGAGACCGTCGACTGGGCGCGCACGCTGCTCGAACTCGGTGCGGGCTCGCTCGGCGAGCAGGTGGTGCGCGACAGTCTCGGCGTCGTGCTGAAACACCAGGACGACATCGCGAAGGCCAGTGCCGGCCTGGATCTCGACCGGGTGCTGGACGCTTCGTGA
- a CDS encoding antitoxin, with the protein MAMMKRLTVLAGAASAVSSYVRRNPEKVNQAVGKAASFVDGKTKGRYHTQLSGAVRKVSDATRPRPGQ; encoded by the coding sequence ATGGCGATGATGAAACGACTGACCGTGCTGGCCGGCGCCGCGAGCGCGGTGAGTTCCTACGTGCGCCGCAACCCGGAGAAGGTCAACCAGGCAGTGGGCAAGGCCGCCAGCTTCGTGGACGGCAAAACGAAGGGCCGCTACCACACCCAGCTGTCCGGAGCAGTACGCAAGGTCTCGGACGCGACCCGCCCCCGCCCTGGGCAGTGA